In Abditibacteriota bacterium, a single window of DNA contains:
- a CDS encoding nitroreductase family protein produces MNSFLELAEKRYSCRKYKPDPLPEEYLDRLLRAAALAPTGCNLQPWRIMVIRSPKGLEELKSVTPYTFGAPCVLAVLACGSEGWTRKYDGKSCRVIDASIAATHIILQAADMGLGTCWVMSFDPAAFTRIFEPGADMEPVALIPVGFPADDAAPGPGHAASKDLKELVSYK; encoded by the coding sequence ATGAATAGTTTTCTGGAGCTGGCAGAGAAGAGATATTCCTGCCGCAAATACAAGCCGGACCCGCTGCCGGAGGAATACCTGGACAGATTGCTGAGAGCAGCAGCCCTGGCTCCCACCGGCTGCAACCTGCAGCCCTGGCGCATCATGGTGATCAGGTCCCCGAAGGGACTGGAGGAGCTGAAGTCAGTCACTCCCTACACCTTCGGAGCCCCCTGCGTGCTGGCGGTGCTGGCCTGCGGCTCGGAGGGCTGGACCCGGAAGTACGACGGCAAGAGCTGCAGGGTCATAGACGCGTCCATCGCGGCTACCCACATTATCCTGCAGGCGGCCGACATGGGGCTGGGGACCTGCTGGGTCATGAGCTTTGACCCCGCCGCCTTTACCCGCATATTTGAGCCCGGCGCCGATATGGAGCCGGTGGCCCTGATACCCGTGGGCTTTCCCGCCGACGACGCCGCGCCCGGACCGGGCCACGCTGCCTCGAAGGACCTGAAGGAACTGGTGTCTTATAAATAA